The proteins below come from a single Candidatus Flexicrinis affinis genomic window:
- a CDS encoding cytochrome P450: protein MPEITDTVNTYKLWSPEVRRNPQPVYKLMRKNDPIYAGIGPVSGRTFWFFTRYHDVQAALKDPRFGKDVTKLPPDLRQQHVGTNDPDPVFDAVSRHMLNLDPPDHTRLRALVHKAFTRKMITDLKPRIREIADDLLDTMTQSREANLIDAFAFPLPITVIAEMLGIPAADRDKFRMWTTNLLFGTSEDDARNSALEFGVYMNALIDERRDNPRADILSNLVHAEEEGDRLDRMELLSMLFLLLVADHETTVNLIGNGTLALLTHPDQFDLLKANPELMPSAIEEMLRFNGPLETPTERYALEDVDWDGHYIKAGDMIVPALMAANHDPAVFPDPERFDITRSPNPHVAFGFGIHFCLGAPLARLEGAIALDALTRRVPTLRLNADVDTLAWTDNLLIHGLRALPVAW, encoded by the coding sequence ATGCCGGAAATCACCGACACCGTCAACACGTACAAACTGTGGTCGCCTGAGGTCCGCCGCAATCCTCAGCCTGTCTATAAGCTCATGCGCAAAAACGACCCGATTTACGCTGGGATCGGCCCAGTCTCTGGGCGCACGTTCTGGTTCTTCACGCGCTATCACGACGTACAGGCCGCGCTAAAAGACCCGCGTTTCGGTAAGGACGTGACGAAGCTCCCGCCCGATTTGAGGCAGCAGCACGTCGGCACGAACGATCCGGACCCCGTCTTCGATGCCGTCAGCCGACACATGCTGAACCTCGACCCGCCCGACCACACCCGCTTGCGCGCGCTGGTGCACAAGGCGTTCACGCGCAAAATGATCACCGACCTCAAGCCGCGCATCCGTGAGATCGCTGACGACCTCCTCGACACGATGACGCAATCGCGCGAAGCCAACCTGATCGACGCCTTTGCGTTCCCGCTACCGATCACCGTCATTGCTGAAATGCTTGGCATCCCCGCTGCCGACCGCGACAAGTTCCGCATGTGGACGACCAACCTGCTGTTCGGCACCAGCGAAGACGACGCCCGAAACTCCGCGCTGGAATTCGGCGTGTACATGAACGCGTTGATCGACGAACGCCGCGACAACCCGCGCGCCGATATCCTCAGCAACCTCGTCCATGCCGAAGAAGAAGGCGACCGCCTCGACCGCATGGAGCTGCTGTCGATGCTGTTCCTGCTGCTGGTGGCCGACCACGAGACGACCGTCAACCTGATCGGCAACGGCACGCTTGCGCTGCTGACTCATCCCGATCAATTCGACCTGCTCAAGGCCAACCCCGAGTTGATGCCAAGCGCCATCGAGGAAATGCTGCGCTTCAACGGCCCGCTCGAAACGCCCACCGAACGCTACGCATTGGAAGACGTCGACTGGGACGGGCATTACATCAAGGCCGGCGACATGATTGTGCCGGCGCTGATGGCCGCCAACCACGACCCGGCAGTGTTCCCCGACCCGGAGCGCTTCGACATCACGCGCAGTCCAAATCCGCACGTCGCCTTCGGGTTTGGCATCCACTTCTGTCTCGGCGCGCCGCTAGCACGGCTTGAAGGTGCGATCGCCCTTGACGCCTTGACTCGGCGCGTCCCGACGCTTCGACTCAACGCCGACGTCGATACATTAGCGTGGACGGACAACCTGCTGATTCACGGTTTGCGCGCCTTGCCAGTGGCTTGGTAA